One part of the Numenius arquata chromosome 24, bNumArq3.hap1.1, whole genome shotgun sequence genome encodes these proteins:
- the AVPR1B gene encoding vasopressin V1b receptor gives MEPGWGWNGTHHSWPGHGQGLLSPQTLAGDPNLTLLHTRDEELAKAEIGVLATILAVATLGNVGVLLAMYRLRKKMSRMHLFILHLGLTDLGVALFQVLPQMIWEVTYRFLGPDPLCRAVKYLQVLSMFASTYMLIVMTLDRYMAVCHPLRTLQQPSRQAYVMIGATWLLSCLLSLPQIFIFSLREVRQGSGVLDCWADFRYPWGARAYITWTTLCIFILPVGILTVCYGLICYEICKNLKGKTQSGGHGTRGPTVAVPPAPCSSERSGQCPSGQHSRVSSVRTISRAKIRTVKMTFVIVVAYIACWAPFFSMQMWSVWDEDAPDDESTNVAFTITMLLASLSSCCNPWIYMFFSGHLLQDAARCLSCWGGPRPRLRRQASTGSLCSRKTTILSHSHHASPTGLPLHGGSAKDFYPPCEEVVTESGTL, from the exons atggagccaggctggggctggaacGGCACTCATCACAGCTGGCCTGGGCACGGCCAGGGGCTGCTGAGCCCCCAAACCCTGGCAGGGGACCCCAACCTGACCCTCTTGCACACCCGGGACGAGGAGCTGGCCAAGGCAGAGATCGGGGTGCTGGCCACCATCCTGGCTGTCGCGACTCTAGGCAACGTGGGGGTGCTGCTGGCGATGTACCGCCTGAGGAAGAAGATGAGCCGGATGCACCTCTTCATCTTGCACCTGGGGCTGACCGACCTGGGCGTCGCGCTCTTCCAGGTGCTGCCGCAGATGATCTGGGAGGTGACGTACCGCTTCCTGGGGCCGGACCCGCTCTGCAGGGCAGTCAAGTACCTGCAGGTGCTGAGCATGTTCGCCTCCACCTACATGCTCATCGTGATGACCCTGGACCGCTACATGGCCGTGTGCCACCCGCTGCGcaccctgcagcagcccagccgACAGGCCTACGTGATGATCGGGGCGACgtggctgctcagctgcctgcTCAGCCTGCCCCAGATCTTCATCTTCTCCCTGCGGGAGGTGCGTCAGGGCTCGGGGGTGTTGGACTGCTGGGCGGACTTCAGGTACCCCTGGGGAGCCCGAGCCTACATCACCTGGACCACACTGTGCATCTTCATCCTGCCTGTCGGCATCCTCACCGTCTGCTACGGCCTCATCTGCTACGAGATCTGCAAGAACCTCAAGGGCAAGACCCAGAGCGGTGGCCATGGCACGAGGGGACCCACGGTGGctgtccctcctgctccctgctcctccgAGAGGAGCGGGCAATGCCCCAGCGGGCAGCATTCACGGGTGAGCAGCGTGCGGACCATCTCCCGGGCCAAGATCCGCACGGTGAAGATGACCTTTGTCATCGTGGTGGCCTACATTGCCTGTTGGGCACCCTTTTTCAGCATGCAGATGTGGTCAGTGTGGGACGAGGATGCTCCTGATGATG AGTCCACCAACGTGGCTTTCACCATCACCATGCTGCTGGCCAgcctcagcagctgctgcaacCCCTGGATTTACATGTTCTTCAGTGGGCACTTGCTGCAGGATGCGGCTCgctgcctgtcctgctggggTGGCCCCCGGCCCAGGCTGCGGAGACAGGCCTCCACCGGCAGCCTCTGCAGCAGGAAAACCACCATCCTGAGCCACAGCCACCACGCCAGCCCCACCGGCCTCCCCCTGCATGGGGGCAGCGCCAAGGACTTCTACCCACCCTGCGAGGAGGTGGTGACAGAGTCAGGCACGCTCTAG